A window of Haliscomenobacter hydrossis DSM 1100 contains these coding sequences:
- a CDS encoding M43 family zinc metalloprotease produces MRIIIFLLSFLILGKLQSQDTILRNYATQKINLRLKKERGEVLQNQNKAEAFVATESKKIKFKKLKLPLVFHILYAAGKEYPSEKQVLSQIDALNRDFSQKSYQVKHPADTLEKFAQRVEDTEIEFCLAKNGPDGKNTAGIRYLQSSRAAWASNDSLKMAKIGVEPWDTEKYINVWVTTLADNVAGWAQMPGGPKETDGIVIDYRFLGVGGTAKSPYDEGKTLTHLIGSYLGLYELWNEANPCQDDWVEDTPIHNGPNFWCTPYKHVSLCDGNPTEMTMNFMDNTFDACLYMFTSGQKLRIQATLAEGGPRYGLSQTEVKCDKNGIQAEDISATTDLTPKLKLAPLKCNCFRTQQIKKSGF; encoded by the coding sequence ATGCGAATTATTATCTTTTTACTTAGTTTCCTGATTCTCGGAAAGCTTCAGAGCCAAGACACCATCTTGCGCAATTATGCAACGCAAAAAATCAACCTCCGCTTGAAAAAAGAACGTGGTGAGGTGCTGCAAAACCAAAACAAAGCAGAAGCTTTTGTCGCAACCGAGAGCAAAAAGATCAAATTTAAAAAACTCAAATTGCCCTTGGTTTTCCATATTCTTTATGCTGCTGGAAAGGAATACCCTTCTGAAAAACAGGTGCTGTCTCAAATCGACGCGCTTAACCGCGATTTCAGCCAAAAGTCATACCAGGTGAAACACCCCGCCGATACCCTGGAAAAGTTTGCCCAACGGGTGGAAGATACCGAAATCGAATTTTGTTTGGCTAAAAATGGCCCGGATGGCAAAAACACGGCAGGTATTCGTTACCTGCAGTCGAGCCGAGCAGCTTGGGCCAGCAATGATTCACTCAAAATGGCCAAAATTGGCGTGGAACCTTGGGATACCGAAAAATACATCAACGTATGGGTGACTACCCTGGCGGATAATGTAGCAGGCTGGGCCCAAATGCCGGGTGGGCCTAAAGAAACTGATGGCATTGTGATCGACTATCGCTTTTTGGGTGTGGGTGGAACGGCCAAGTCACCTTATGATGAAGGAAAAACTTTGACCCACTTGATCGGGAGTTATTTGGGCTTGTATGAGTTGTGGAATGAGGCCAATCCTTGCCAGGATGATTGGGTAGAGGATACACCTATCCATAATGGGCCGAATTTTTGGTGTACACCTTACAAACATGTCAGTTTATGTGATGGTAACCCTACCGAAATGACCATGAATTTTATGGACAATACTTTTGATGCCTGTTTGTACATGTTTACTTCTGGGCAAAAATTGCGTATACAAGCGACCCTTGCTGAGGGCGGCCCACGCTATGGACTAAGCCAAACCGAAGTAAAATGCGACAAAAATGGAATTCAAGCAGAAGACATTTCCGCAACTACCGATTTGACTCCAAAATTGAAACTGGCTCCTTTGAAGTGCAATTGTTTCCGAACCCAGCAAATCAAGAAATCAGGGTTTTGA
- a CDS encoding T9SS type A sorting domain-containing protein, with the protein MQLFPNPANQEIRVLIQSEVDQEADVEVFSLLGKSIFKAHYAVKGTQEFMINSGNWPTGIYVFHLRTRTHQIARQIEIIHN; encoded by the coding sequence GTGCAATTGTTTCCGAACCCAGCAAATCAAGAAATCAGGGTTTTGATCCAAAGCGAGGTTGACCAAGAGGCAGATGTAGAAGTATTTAGCCTGCTTGGAAAATCCATTTTTAAGGCACACTATGCTGTCAAAGGAACTCAAGAATTTATGATCAACAGTGGTAATTGGCCTACTGGTATATATGTTTTTCATCTTAGAACAAGAACACATCAGATTGCGCGACAAATCGAAATTATCCACAATTAA
- a CDS encoding RHS repeat domain-containing protein, which produces MKTNPLHTLVVLITTMVCTISSWAQPVNLYINDVSMPTPNAASLGKYTEVPVSHFTGATNTSIPIYTLREGSLNLSVSLNYHSSGLKMGEPAAWVGTGWNLDAGGSITRTVVGIKDEETGDKYGYYTYGLNPPSGLTNQHIAEGILDSEPDIFTFSFPGYTGKFYFFSAGNYQIVPKQDLKIEPVGSFDYFKITTPQGLVYYFGGSPDSDPAYDETTYESNIFPKPKVRSSWHLVKIESPDKKHAIKFEYAEEKYVYKSLSSVARYKLIGQAPDGSCASEGTILSGDLGNIYYTTTTIDGKRLFKIYGTSQLETLQFNATTDREDLDPDGTNKAKRLEDITLSTGSGSSSSCTKWLFAYDYFVDNSSTCTTGNFSYCKRLKLKELKHQSCYQEELEEPYKFEYEGYDITVNGQTKQYLPSRFTRAIDRWGYYNGAHTPNESSYSVPNVPPTTIQYNFGSYAYGNSNRTTSEAHMRYGALKKVTYPTGGHTSLVYEANECKELVSVYAREYIVDSLSNCYQANGICCAATQPSTTATFTSNAEIAADSFNLEITNTYCGSPQYCYAGPVSVSVEIRYNGNNQLLTVYNFNLAPGMSYGKIAQKLSHMYNGFQPGIAYKFVLCASGGRGIFSIFKPGSTNQYVSSKVGGLRIKEIRAHDGVNTANDVIKTYDYKHEGGTESSGKLFYKPNYGYVLTVINNQGGNWTYYYHSDEAIVPLSTYNGYHVGYQRVVENLNGNGKVVYTYDTEELPYVAPTYPYTPEKAVVARGQMLSETTRNAGDQILTQTSIAKNNDTYSEPVELKKVIRTKLCGSWMLYSFAMYRPRTAPYRIANETVAKDGINTTTTYTYANVSAQHLAPITSAFTNSDGKTSVTNYYYAHEMSNRSGASPVYAELKNRNMITIPLEETESIAGVQVKGSRAEYGFFNSSGNNVASGGSGIHPYPYKFWNYEMTWNASNMVSISGSDGWVLRGTINSYHPDSGSGKAYPKQFTQTGWSPETYEWQNGLITQKTYRQHTQTYTYIPGTRLLASSTSVDGQLTEFVYDKLMRLKEVKSRFENNIPKVITTYTYGYKNAQNPRNFVKSITTFTAVSNSNLTSKGMVQYFDGLGRLIQDVKIKHQPNKGADGQGLTTFDVAVNYTYDNRGRLISTSNPFVGAAQDGSYATIPGSWPTVTTQYETSPLGRPIANTSQLGYATLSSYGSNQSTITTPNGISYNANTLYETKITDPDNRVSYSYTDKRGRLVLSRQTNTSNTSPADTYTAYDDKDRVKEVYPPGTVSSNAELIFKYLYDVADNTIYKKVPDAAAVQFRYDTRDLPVYMQDGNLAAQSKCLKTQYDLYGRAIKTGFWNGFPTTINPADTFAINDVNLLTITHYDGFDGSTTQTGAQYKGRVRRSMVKVLDYTPTTWLDAYYTYDAHGRLTVGNSNNLLNPSASSAESSSFSYDWADNVISETRTHTTGGAAATLPFNTVNQYQYDGNGRKINFITTIGGVGQHVAEYNYNYRDELIERNLHANEISGAWAWLQSIDYSYNTQGWLTGINNWNASATIGMPAVCTPAMPNPSSPARTTYNEGSDLIYMHLLYDQTFSGVTGSIQKGGNIAQLAYRVRGRETTMYSYAYDYLSRLSSATLYEYSDAAVLTNSNKYNESLTYDLRGNIQTLQRTGFYQNGGSCTYGQIDNLTYSYPTSPASNKVHKILDGTTTAGDAKSRGFNGLLSTADNSLTYDANGNLNKNLHKNISSITYNHLNLPKLITFSTGNSIEFLYDATGTKLRKTTKVGATVQYIQDYLPNGIEYRQTGTGVKRVESVYHAEGRYYNTNVDAADAIVWRKEYNFRDYLGNTRLAFTDRNANGIVDITGTASTSDVLQENHYYPFGLAFEGPWLQNDAGVRDNKYQYSQKELNDDFGLGWLDFGARWYDASIGKWGAVDPLSEDAPAWTPYRYAFNNPLIYVDPDGLFEDENAARKYAEENDIKLRPKSFIGMLFTSGKRSQIVKNADGTFSIDNRSENSSISDLGGELGVATAALVTANDIMSVETKGDIFFGETKTATLRDGSLMDVTPLGGTVDAGGPGKALKGAKLLKELPKLDRTGKVHGILPRVKDLVKYGKDELSMLLKELKKSVRRRIQVTSRMGRDRAHGQRQGAEQDLIKSLEKHLRDRK; this is translated from the coding sequence ATGAAAACCAATCCGCTCCATACCCTTGTCGTGCTGATCACCACGATGGTTTGCACCATTTCATCTTGGGCTCAGCCTGTCAACTTATATATCAATGATGTAAGCATGCCGACTCCGAATGCGGCTTCTTTAGGCAAGTATACGGAAGTTCCAGTTAGCCATTTTACGGGTGCTACTAACACTTCGATTCCCATTTACACGCTGCGGGAAGGAAGCCTAAACTTATCGGTTAGCCTGAATTATCATTCATCAGGGCTCAAAATGGGAGAGCCTGCGGCCTGGGTAGGTACAGGCTGGAATCTTGATGCCGGAGGAAGTATAACTAGAACGGTTGTAGGCATCAAAGATGAAGAAACAGGTGATAAATACGGTTATTATACCTATGGACTAAATCCACCATCAGGATTAACAAACCAGCACATCGCGGAAGGTATCCTAGATTCAGAACCCGACATCTTTACATTCAGTTTTCCGGGTTATACGGGTAAATTCTATTTCTTCTCAGCAGGCAACTATCAAATAGTCCCCAAGCAAGATTTAAAGATTGAACCTGTTGGGTCTTTCGACTATTTCAAAATTACTACCCCACAAGGATTGGTTTATTACTTTGGAGGAAGCCCTGACAGCGATCCAGCTTATGATGAAACTACCTATGAAAGCAACATTTTTCCAAAACCTAAAGTCAGATCTTCCTGGCATTTGGTAAAAATAGAGTCTCCAGATAAAAAACATGCCATTAAATTTGAATACGCAGAAGAAAAATATGTTTATAAGAGCTTATCGTCAGTTGCGCGTTATAAGCTGATTGGTCAAGCCCCGGATGGAAGTTGTGCTTCGGAAGGAACAATTTTATCAGGAGATTTGGGCAATATTTATTATACCACCACCACAATTGATGGAAAAAGGCTTTTCAAAATTTACGGCACCTCACAGTTAGAAACACTTCAATTTAATGCGACTACGGATCGTGAAGACTTGGACCCGGATGGAACCAATAAAGCCAAAAGATTAGAGGATATTACTTTAAGCACTGGTTCGGGCTCTTCATCTTCTTGTACAAAATGGTTGTTTGCCTACGATTATTTTGTGGACAATAGCTCTACTTGTACCACTGGCAATTTTTCCTACTGCAAACGATTAAAACTGAAAGAACTCAAACACCAATCCTGTTATCAAGAAGAATTGGAGGAGCCTTATAAGTTTGAATATGAAGGCTACGACATTACTGTAAATGGGCAAACCAAGCAATATTTGCCTAGCCGATTTACCAGAGCCATTGATCGCTGGGGTTATTACAATGGAGCCCATACCCCTAACGAAAGTAGTTATTCTGTTCCCAATGTACCGCCGACTACCATTCAATACAATTTTGGAAGTTACGCATACGGAAATTCCAATAGAACTACCAGCGAAGCACACATGCGTTATGGTGCGCTTAAAAAAGTAACCTATCCTACTGGTGGGCATACCAGTTTGGTATACGAAGCGAATGAATGTAAAGAACTCGTTTCGGTGTACGCCAGAGAATACATCGTTGATAGTCTTTCAAACTGTTATCAAGCCAATGGAATCTGTTGTGCGGCCACTCAGCCTTCTACAACCGCCACCTTTACCTCTAACGCTGAAATTGCTGCCGACAGCTTTAACCTAGAAATCACGAATACCTATTGTGGTAGCCCTCAGTATTGCTATGCTGGCCCAGTGTCTGTGTCTGTGGAAATTCGATACAATGGCAATAACCAATTGCTGACAGTATACAATTTCAACCTGGCACCAGGCATGAGCTATGGTAAAATAGCTCAAAAGCTCAGCCATATGTACAATGGCTTTCAGCCGGGTATTGCCTATAAGTTTGTGCTTTGCGCTTCGGGTGGCCGGGGTATTTTTTCAATTTTCAAACCCGGTTCTACCAACCAATATGTTTCAAGCAAAGTAGGAGGGCTGCGCATAAAAGAAATTCGCGCTCATGATGGTGTTAACACAGCAAATGATGTCATCAAAACCTATGATTATAAGCATGAAGGCGGCACAGAATCGAGCGGTAAGTTATTTTATAAGCCTAATTATGGCTACGTATTGACGGTTATCAACAATCAAGGAGGGAATTGGACTTATTACTATCATTCTGATGAGGCCATAGTCCCATTAAGTACCTACAATGGATATCATGTTGGCTACCAAAGAGTAGTCGAAAATTTGAATGGAAACGGGAAAGTAGTGTACACCTACGATACAGAAGAGTTACCCTATGTTGCCCCTACATACCCTTATACCCCTGAGAAAGCAGTAGTCGCTCGTGGACAAATGCTCAGCGAAACAACCCGGAATGCGGGGGATCAAATTTTAACTCAAACGTCCATTGCCAAAAACAATGACACCTACAGCGAACCTGTTGAGCTTAAAAAGGTAATCCGCACAAAACTCTGTGGATCATGGATGTTGTACTCTTTTGCGATGTATCGTCCGCGCACCGCTCCGTATCGAATTGCTAATGAAACAGTGGCTAAGGATGGGATAAACACTACAACTACCTATACTTATGCCAATGTTTCCGCCCAACATTTAGCCCCCATTACCAGCGCTTTCACCAACAGCGACGGCAAAACCTCCGTTACCAATTATTACTACGCCCACGAAATGAGTAATCGTTCTGGGGCATCGCCCGTCTACGCTGAGCTGAAGAACCGCAACATGATTACCATTCCCCTGGAGGAAACCGAATCCATTGCTGGCGTACAAGTCAAGGGAAGCCGCGCCGAATATGGTTTTTTTAATAGTTCAGGAAATAATGTTGCTAGTGGTGGCTCTGGTATTCACCCGTATCCCTACAAGTTTTGGAACTATGAAATGACCTGGAACGCCAGCAACATGGTATCAATCAGCGGTTCAGATGGTTGGGTATTACGTGGAACCATTAATAGTTATCACCCCGATTCCGGCTCGGGCAAAGCTTACCCCAAACAATTTACCCAGACGGGCTGGTCGCCCGAAACCTATGAATGGCAAAATGGACTGATCACCCAAAAAACCTACAGGCAGCATACCCAGACTTACACCTATATCCCCGGAACGCGTTTGTTGGCCAGTTCCACCTCGGTAGATGGGCAACTCACCGAGTTTGTCTATGACAAGTTGATGCGCCTCAAAGAAGTGAAGAGTAGGTTTGAGAACAATATCCCCAAGGTCATTACTACCTACACCTATGGGTATAAAAATGCCCAAAATCCGCGCAATTTTGTCAAAAGCATCACCACTTTTACCGCAGTAAGCAATAGCAACCTCACCTCAAAGGGCATGGTGCAATACTTCGATGGTTTGGGCAGGTTGATTCAGGATGTAAAAATAAAGCACCAACCCAATAAAGGGGCTGATGGGCAAGGCTTAACTACTTTTGACGTAGCTGTAAACTATACTTACGACAACCGAGGTAGATTGATCAGCACCTCCAACCCATTCGTGGGCGCTGCTCAGGATGGTTCCTATGCCACGATTCCGGGCAGTTGGCCTACGGTGACTACTCAATACGAAACTTCACCCTTGGGACGGCCAATTGCTAACACTTCCCAATTGGGCTATGCTACCCTGAGCAGCTACGGCAGCAATCAAAGCACCATTACCACCCCAAATGGAATCAGCTACAACGCCAATACCCTCTACGAAACCAAAATAACCGACCCCGACAACCGCGTCAGCTATAGCTATACCGACAAGCGAGGTCGCTTGGTGCTGAGTCGCCAAACCAATACCAGCAACACTTCTCCTGCCGACACTTACACGGCTTACGACGACAAAGACCGGGTAAAAGAAGTCTATCCGCCGGGTACGGTTTCGAGCAATGCAGAGCTGATCTTCAAATACCTATACGATGTAGCCGACAATACCATTTATAAAAAAGTACCGGATGCCGCTGCTGTACAATTTCGTTACGATACCCGCGATCTGCCCGTATACATGCAGGACGGCAACCTGGCAGCACAAAGTAAATGCCTAAAGACGCAATACGATCTGTACGGTCGAGCAATAAAAACGGGTTTTTGGAATGGTTTCCCCACCACTATCAACCCTGCTGATACTTTTGCGATTAATGATGTCAATTTGCTGACCATCACCCATTACGATGGCTTTGATGGAAGTACTACCCAGACTGGCGCACAGTACAAAGGCCGGGTACGCCGCAGTATGGTCAAGGTATTGGACTATACCCCTACGACCTGGCTGGATGCCTACTACACTTATGATGCCCACGGGCGGCTTACGGTAGGCAACAGCAACAACCTGCTCAATCCATCGGCCAGTTCCGCCGAGTCCTCCAGTTTTAGCTATGACTGGGCCGACAATGTCATCTCTGAAACCCGAACCCATACCACCGGAGGTGCAGCAGCTACCCTGCCTTTCAACACCGTCAATCAATATCAGTACGATGGCAATGGCCGCAAAATCAACTTCATCACGACCATTGGCGGCGTAGGCCAACACGTAGCCGAATACAACTACAACTACCGCGATGAACTCATTGAGCGCAACCTGCACGCCAATGAAATCAGTGGCGCCTGGGCTTGGCTGCAAAGCATCGACTACAGCTACAATACCCAGGGCTGGCTCACGGGCATCAACAACTGGAATGCCAGTGCTACCATCGGAATGCCAGCTGTCTGTACCCCCGCCATGCCCAACCCCAGTTCGCCCGCCCGTACCACCTACAACGAAGGCAGCGACCTCATTTACATGCACCTCTTGTACGATCAAACCTTCAGTGGCGTAACGGGCAGCATTCAAAAAGGAGGCAACATTGCCCAACTGGCCTACCGGGTGCGTGGGCGTGAAACCACAATGTACAGCTATGCCTACGACTACCTGAGTCGCCTGAGCAGTGCCACGCTTTATGAATATAGCGATGCCGCTGTACTGACCAACAGCAACAAGTACAACGAAAGCCTCACCTACGACCTGCGTGGCAACATCCAAACCCTGCAACGTACGGGCTTTTACCAAAATGGCGGCAGCTGTACCTATGGCCAGATCGACAACCTGACCTATAGCTACCCCACTAGCCCGGCCTCCAACAAAGTCCACAAAATTCTGGATGGCACCACCACCGCTGGCGACGCCAAATCCCGTGGCTTCAATGGCCTGCTCTCTACTGCCGACAACAGCCTAACCTACGACGCCAACGGCAACCTCAATAAAAATTTGCACAAAAACATCAGCAGCATAACCTACAATCACTTAAATTTGCCGAAGCTGATCACGTTCAGCACGGGCAACAGCATTGAATTCTTGTACGATGCCACGGGTACCAAGCTGCGCAAAACCACCAAAGTAGGGGCTACAGTACAATACATCCAGGACTATCTGCCCAACGGCATCGAATACCGCCAAACGGGCACAGGGGTCAAACGGGTAGAAAGTGTGTACCACGCCGAAGGTCGCTACTACAACACCAATGTGGATGCTGCTGATGCCATTGTTTGGCGGAAGGAGTATAACTTCCGCGACTACTTGGGCAATACTCGCCTAGCCTTCACTGACCGCAATGCCAATGGGATTGTAGACATTACGGGCACAGCAAGTACGAGTGATGTGCTGCAAGAGAATCACTACTACCCCTTTGGGCTTGCTTTTGAAGGGCCTTGGTTGCAGAATGACGCGGGGGTACGGGACAACAAATATCAGTATAGTCAGAAGGAATTGAATGATGATTTTGGATTGGGCTGGCTGGATTTTGGGGCCCGGTGGTATGATGCTTCGATAGGAAAGTGGGGGGCTGTAGATCCTTTAAGTGAAGATGCTCCTGCTTGGACACCATACCGATACGCCTTCAATAACCCTTTAATCTACGTAGACCCTGATGGTTTGTTTGAAGATGAAAATGCTGCAAGAAAGTACGCTGAGGAAAACGACATTAAGTTAAGACCAAAGAGTTTTATTGGGATGTTGTTCACGAGTGGAAAGAGAAGTCAGATTGTAAAAAATGCTGACGGCACTTTTTCTATTGACAACCGAAGCGAAAATTCTTCAATTAGTGATTTGGGCGGTGAGTTAGGGGTGGCGACCGCAGCACTAGTGACGGCCAATGATATCATGTCTGTTGAGACGAAAGGAGACATATTTTTTGGGGAAACAAAGACAGCTACACTTAGGGACGGGTCGCTAATGGATGTAACTCCCTTAGGAGGAACAGTAGATGCTGGTGGTCCTGGTAAAGCGTTAAAAGGCGCTAAACTGCTTAAAGAGCTTCCTAAACTTGATAGAACTGGAAAAGTCCATGGAATATTACCAAGGGTTAAGGATCTCGTCAAATACGGTAAGGATGAACTTTCCATGTTACTCAAGGAGCTGAAAAAAAGTGTTCGAAGGAGGATCCAAGTTACTTCGAGAATGGGAAGAGATAGAGCACATGGGCAGAGACAAGGTGCCGAACAAGATTTGATAAAATCTTTAGAAAAACATTTAAGAGATCGAAAATGA